The nucleotide sequence TGCGGACCGGATACCGGTCATAGGAAAGTTTCTGGACGATCCAGCAGTGTTTGGTGCATCTGGACTGGACCTCAAAGAAGTCATCCGTCTGGCGGATGAGCCGGAAGTAAGGGGAAGTGAGAAGTGTGCGTTCTTTCGCAGTGAACATCAGCATCCCTCCTTCCGCCGCCCCCTGCGTGGCAGGCGGGCTGTTTCCATAAACTGTTTTTTCATAGGCGTGTGCCTCCTTTATTTTTCTGCCGCCGTTCCCGGCAGCGCCCTTTGGGGTAGTGCCATGTTAAATCAGATTCCGCAGATTATCCACTCATATCTGCGCCATAAGATGCACAAACTTTCCATCCGTTTCCTGTGTAGTTTACACCCACTAAAAAACGGGCCCGCGGCACATGGGAAAATGCCGCGGGCCCTGCTGTCTGTATTTATATCCGGCTGGCGTGATCGAGCGAAATCCATCCGTTTCTCTTTTCCCGGTAGGATTTCAGCAGCCCCCACCGGGATGCGCCTTTCCCGTCCGCTTCCTCAACAATGGTAAATACACCCATACCAGTCACCTTCCCGGTCTTGGGCTTATCCGTCCCAGGCGCTTCCCGGATGTTCAGGTCGGGGATGGACACCCGCACAAGGTACGGCTGGAATGCCGCCGCCCTGGTATACACCGCCTTCCCCGATTCATCAAACACGGAATGCCCCGGATTTTCGTCCGCACACTTCTTGGCGTTCCCCAGCGACTTGAACGCCCCTTTCTGCGAGGATGCGTCCGCCCACGACTTCCGGACGCGGTACCAGGCTTCGGTCTCTGCGGGAGCAGGCTTTGGTGAGCCTCCCGCCGTGCCAAGGATGCCTTTCAGGATGGAGAGGATTTTCTCCCCATAGCCAGCTCCCGCCGCCCATCCTTTCCCGGCCGGATTTTCTTTCTGCCCAAGCCACTCCACATGATATGGTATAAAAAAAGTTGACAGCCCATTCTCAAGGATTTGAGATATAATCAAGAGAATAAGGAGTGAACAAAAATGGCAGAAAACAGGCAATACGACCATGAATACAAAGTACAGGCAGTGAAACTCGCAAAGGAAATCGGACAAGCAAAAGCCGCCAAAGAACTGGGGGTACCAAAGAATACTATGTATGGCTGGGTACGGGCCAACCGCCCTGGCAGCCTCGACCTTGGGGCAGGTTCACAGACCCCGCAAAGCGCCATGACGCTTAATGAGGAACTCTTAAAGCTCCGACAGCAGGTTAAGGAACAGGAAAAAGAAATCCGCCGTTTGAAAAAGGAAAATGACTTTCTTGAGGAAGCCAGCGCTTTTTTCGCCGCGAGCCGTCTGAGGTCAGCAAAAACGAAAGAATGAAGTTTATTGCGTTTAAAACCAAAGACGGCGAATTAAAAGGAAATCTTTCTTTTTACTGCAGAGCCCTTCGTGTCAGCAGGCAGGGATTTTACCGGTACCTTGCAAATAAAGACCGCCCATGGAAGTACCAGGCTCTGGCAGATGCCATGATGGAGATCCTTGAGGAAGACGATTGTAATGACACCTACGGCCGGATCCGCATGTATCAGGCATTAATGTTAAAACAGCCTGAAAATGTGGATATTCCCAGCGAACGTACTGTTTACCGTGTCATGGAGGATATTGGAATCAGCCATCATCCCAGGCGTAAACCAAACGGAATCACGAAAGCAGACCGGGAAGCCCGGAAATCAGAAGATCTGTTAAAACGTGATTTCAAGTCAGAGGAACCGCTGTCCAAGTGCGTAACAGACATAACAGAGATCAAAGCCAGCGATGGAAAGCTGTATGTTTCCGCTGTTTTCGACTGCTTCGATTCCAGCGTGGTTGGCCTGGCAATGGATACAAACATGAAAGCTCCGTTATGTGTGCGGACATTGAAAAACGCGGCGGAAGCGTATCCAGGCATCCGCGGAGCAATTATCCACAGTGACAGGGGAAGCCAGTACACCAGCCGGCTTTATCGGGACGCAATCAATCAATATGGCATCCGACAAAGCATGAACAGCGCGGGTGGAAGATGCCATGATAATGCCCGCTGTGAAAGCATGTGGGCCAGAATGAAATCAGAACTGTTATATGACCGCTATGATACTGAGAAGATGAGCACAGATGAACTGAAAACCCTGATCTGGAGATATTTCATCAGCTATTGGAATAACCGGAGGATCTGTTCTGCTAATGGAGGGCTTCCTCCCATCATCAAACGACAGCGATACTATGATTCTCTGGAAGAAGCAGCATAGAATACAAAACCCTTGAGAAAAATGTGTCAACTAATCTTGACAAAATCAAAAGAATACCATGTATGGCTGGGTACGGGCCAACCGCCCTGGCAGCCTCGACCTTGGGGCAGGTTCACAAACTCCGCAAAGCGCCATGACCCTTAACCAGGAACTTCTTCAGCTCCGCCAGCTGGTTAAGGAACAGGAAAAAGAAATCCGCCGTTTGAAGAAGGAAAATGACTTTCTGGAGGAAGCCAGCGCTTTTTTCGCCGCGAGCCGTCTGAGGTCAGCAAAAACGAAAGAATGAAGTTCATTGCTCTTAAAACCAAAGACGGCAAATTAAAAGGGGATATCTTCTTTTACTGTAGAACCCTTCATGTCAGCAGGCAGGGATTCTACCAGTACCTTGCAAATAAAGACCGCCCATGGAAGTATCAGCCCCTGGCAGACGCCATGATGGAAATCCTTGAGGAAGATGATTGTAATGACACCTACGGCCGGATCCGTATGTATCAGGCATTAATGTTAAAACAGCCTGAAAATGTGGATATTCCCAGCGAACGTACTGTTTACCGTGTCATGGAGGATATCGGCATCAGCCACCATCCCAGGCGCAAACCAAACGGAATCACGAAAGCGGATCGGCAAGCCCGGAAATCAGAAGATCTGTTAAAACGTGATTTTAAGTCAGAGAAGCCGCTGGTCAAGTGTGTAACAGACATAACAGAGATCAAAGCCAGCGATGGAAAGCTGTATGTTTCGGCTGTTTTTGACTGCTTCGATTCCAGCGTGGTTGGACTGGCGATGGATACTAATATGAAAGCTCCATTATGTGCGCGGACACTGGAAAACGCGGCGAAGACATATCCGGACATCCATGGGGCAATTATCCACAGTGACAGGGGAAGCCAGTACACGAGCCAGCTTTACCGGGATGTAATCCGGAAGTATGGCATACGGCAGAGCATGAACAGTGCAGGCGGCAGATGCCATGATAACGCCCGCTGCGAGAGCATGTGGGCCAGAATGAAATCTGAACTACTCTATGACCGTTACGATACAGAGAAGATGAGCACGGATGAACTGAAAACCCTGATCTGGAGATATTTCATCAGCTATTGGAATAACCGGAGGATCTGTTCCTCTAAT is from Lachnospiraceae bacterium JLR.KK002 and encodes:
- a CDS encoding transposase, which produces MAENRQYDHEYKVQAVKLAKEIGQAKAAKELGVPKNTMYGWVRANRPGSLDLGAGSQTPQSAMTLNEELLKLRQQVKEQEKEIRRLKKENDFLEEASAFFAASRLRSAKTKE
- a CDS encoding IS3 family transposase; its protein translation is MKFIAFKTKDGELKGNLSFYCRALRVSRQGFYRYLANKDRPWKYQALADAMMEILEEDDCNDTYGRIRMYQALMLKQPENVDIPSERTVYRVMEDIGISHHPRRKPNGITKADREARKSEDLLKRDFKSEEPLSKCVTDITEIKASDGKLYVSAVFDCFDSSVVGLAMDTNMKAPLCVRTLKNAAEAYPGIRGAIIHSDRGSQYTSRLYRDAINQYGIRQSMNSAGGRCHDNARCESMWARMKSELLYDRYDTEKMSTDELKTLIWRYFISYWNNRRICSANGGLPPIIKRQRYYDSLEEAA
- a CDS encoding IS3 family transposase; the encoded protein is MKFIALKTKDGKLKGDIFFYCRTLHVSRQGFYQYLANKDRPWKYQPLADAMMEILEEDDCNDTYGRIRMYQALMLKQPENVDIPSERTVYRVMEDIGISHHPRRKPNGITKADRQARKSEDLLKRDFKSEKPLVKCVTDITEIKASDGKLYVSAVFDCFDSSVVGLAMDTNMKAPLCARTLENAAKTYPDIHGAIIHSDRGSQYTSQLYRDVIRKYGIRQSMNSAGGRCHDNARCESMWARMKSELLYDRYDTEKMSTDELKTLIWRYFISYWNNRRICSSNGGLPPMIKRQRYYDSLKEAA